A single window of Nicotiana sylvestris chromosome 3, ASM39365v2, whole genome shotgun sequence DNA harbors:
- the LOC138887041 gene encoding uncharacterized mitochondrial protein AtMg00810-like: MVVLLYVNDMIITGNNEDEVARLQDELSIRFDIKKLGELHHFLGLEVTNMNKWIFVTQEGYAKKLVDRFELKQSKTCSTPLEISTRPDIAFSVGYVSRFMQRPRKPHLETAKRILKYINLTLDMGLFFQKKNNLVLAGYTDTDFGGVWMTEDQHRAIFSSVVEQVFLGVAKSKTQFPCQPQRQSIKQLLPLLKNMYGYKDLLKTYIYL, translated from the exons ATGGTTGTTCTTTTGTACGTGAATGATATGATAATAACAGGAAACAATGAAGATGAAGTTGCTAGGCTTCAAGATGAGCTTTCCATAAGATTTGACATCAAGAAGTTGGGAGAACTACACCATTTTCTTGGCTTAGAGGTGACAAACATGAACAAATGGATCTTTGTCACTCAAGAAGGATATGCCAAGAAACTTGTTGACAGGTTTGAATTGAAGCAAAGCAAAACATGTTCTACTCCTCTTGAGATAAGCACAAG GCCGGACATTGCATTCTCGGTGGGATATGTCAGCAGATTTATGCAAAGGCCAAGAAAGCCTCACTTAGAAACTGCAAAGAGGATTCTAAAGTATATCAACTTAACATTAGACATGGGCTTGTTCTTCCAGAAGAAGAATAATTTGGTGTTAGCTGGTTATACGGATACTgattttggtggtgtttggatGACCGAAGATCAACATCGGGCTATATTTTCCTCTGTGGTGGAACAAGTGTTTCTTGGTGTAGCAAAAAGCAAGACTCAGTTTCCTTGTCAACCACAGAGGCAGAGTATAAAGCAGCTGCTCCCACTACTCAAGAATATGTATGGCTACAAAGACTTGTTGAAGACTTACATCTACCTATAG